A stretch of the Actinoalloteichus fjordicus genome encodes the following:
- a CDS encoding sensor histidine kinase, whose protein sequence is MIESAARSSRRPGTGARGVLDSLVAIVHCLTTLALSLCYLVVLLVFALGVLLVPLLFVGIPIAAAACWAALGVEWIELHRISAVLGLDLTGLDRERLPEDDLVPRTRRQGLLRRGLNRRALTALAYTLVQVGWGITSGAVLLFALSASTAYLGHGVLLVASGGADSRQIVLSLGGGVVGLVVSGWLARRFAMIEVLLLRRMVLRNKMRALRRQVEELRERRLRMVDAAEAERRRLERDLHDGAQQRLLSVTMTLTRARARIGKDTAAAEVLLAEAHQEAKAAMTELRDLARGLHPAILTDHGLDGALPAVASRCAVPVGLDVELDSRPSARTEGVAYFVVSEALTNITKHSEATTASVRLHRDGERLWIRIADDGVGGATVDGAPGGGLAGLIDRVWAVDGELALSSPPGGPTVVTVDLPWEA, encoded by the coding sequence GTGATCGAGAGCGCCGCCCGGTCGAGTCGACGACCCGGCACGGGCGCCCGCGGCGTCCTGGACAGTCTCGTGGCGATCGTCCACTGCCTGACCACGCTCGCGCTGTCCCTGTGCTACCTGGTGGTCCTGCTCGTGTTCGCCCTCGGCGTGCTCTTGGTCCCGCTGCTGTTCGTCGGCATCCCGATCGCCGCGGCGGCCTGCTGGGCGGCACTGGGCGTGGAGTGGATCGAGCTGCATCGGATCAGCGCCGTCCTCGGACTCGACCTCACCGGGCTGGACCGGGAACGGCTGCCGGAGGACGACCTCGTCCCGAGGACACGGCGGCAGGGTCTGCTGCGGCGCGGGCTGAATCGACGGGCGCTGACCGCACTGGCCTACACCCTCGTCCAGGTGGGGTGGGGGATCACCTCCGGTGCCGTGCTGCTGTTCGCCCTCTCGGCTTCGACGGCCTACCTCGGCCACGGCGTGCTGCTCGTCGCGTCCGGTGGTGCGGACAGCAGGCAGATCGTCCTGAGCCTCGGCGGCGGGGTGGTCGGGCTCGTCGTGAGCGGTTGGCTGGCCCGGCGATTCGCCATGATTGAGGTGCTGCTGCTGCGAAGGATGGTGCTTCGCAACAAGATGCGGGCGCTGCGCCGACAGGTCGAGGAGCTTCGGGAGCGCAGGCTCCGGATGGTCGACGCCGCCGAGGCCGAGCGCAGGCGGCTGGAGCGTGACCTGCACGACGGGGCCCAGCAGCGGCTGCTGTCCGTGACCATGACCCTCACCAGGGCGCGAGCCAGGATCGGCAAGGACACCGCCGCCGCCGAGGTGCTCTTGGCGGAGGCCCACCAGGAGGCCAAGGCCGCGATGACCGAGCTACGGGACCTGGCACGCGGACTGCATCCCGCGATCCTCACCGACCACGGGCTGGACGGCGCCCTGCCCGCCGTCGCGAGCCGCTGCGCCGTTCCCGTCGGCCTGGACGTCGAGCTGGACTCGCGTCCCTCGGCCCGCACCGAGGGCGTCGCCTACTTCGTGGTGTCCGAGGCGCTGACCAACATCACCAAGCACTCCGAGGCCACCACCGCCTCCGTCCGGCTGCACCGCGACGGCGAACGGCTGTGGATTCGAATCGCCGACGACGGCGTGGGCGGTGCCACGGTGGACGGTGCACCGGGCGGCGGGCTGGCCG
- a CDS encoding DUF6461 domain-containing protein — translation MNDETRTQAEHSWPAGTGGRPGFCFSFVRETLPEQALCLLGGVEDDIVVATQERGLELTRSFDLGYPEVARAVRLGSWTVLMEIDGFQGTRREVLRGLSTGGEAVSVFRDAGDTGQITHAVDGVVRTCFDQLAPDRRWGAEPDALVDAMASVGLHDQGRGAAAPAVDPDSAALALVERLTGVRLTEADTTGHLLTVPFHAPLPDARPSLRLAALEPHAPEAAARLAEKSRPTSRGELIELVRGMAEGAGLNDSEALRRALAEAEAGHEVALDRGSPVYEQVLAWQVDQQRARRSTGLPAETRLDAEARAAIRARHEVGLAVRDALAVLNKVR, via the coding sequence ATGAACGACGAGACCAGAACCCAGGCCGAGCACAGCTGGCCCGCCGGAACGGGCGGCAGGCCGGGGTTCTGCTTCTCCTTCGTGCGCGAGACGCTGCCCGAGCAGGCCCTGTGCCTGCTCGGCGGCGTCGAGGACGACATCGTCGTGGCGACCCAGGAGCGAGGGCTTGAGCTGACCAGGTCCTTCGACCTGGGCTACCCCGAGGTGGCGCGCGCGGTGCGGCTCGGCTCCTGGACGGTGCTGATGGAGATCGACGGCTTCCAGGGCACCCGGCGGGAGGTGCTGCGGGGTCTCTCGACCGGCGGGGAGGCCGTGTCGGTGTTCCGGGATGCGGGAGACACCGGTCAGATCACGCACGCGGTGGACGGCGTGGTGCGCACCTGCTTCGACCAGCTCGCCCCCGACCGCCGCTGGGGCGCCGAGCCGGACGCCCTGGTGGATGCGATGGCCTCGGTCGGCCTGCACGACCAGGGCCGAGGCGCCGCGGCTCCCGCCGTCGACCCGGACTCGGCGGCGCTGGCACTCGTCGAACGCCTGACCGGTGTGCGACTGACGGAGGCCGACACCACCGGACATCTGCTCACCGTGCCCTTCCACGCTCCGCTACCCGACGCCCGTCCGTCGCTGCGACTCGCCGCCCTCGAGCCGCACGCCCCCGAGGCGGCGGCCAGGCTTGCGGAGAAGAGCAGGCCGACGTCACGCGGTGAGCTGATCGAACTGGTCCGGGGCATGGCCGAGGGCGCAGGACTGAACGACTCCGAGGCCCTGCGCAGAGCGCTGGCCGAGGCCGAGGCGGGCCACGAGGTGGCGCTGGATCGGGGTTCCCCGGTGTACGAGCAGGTGCTGGCCTGGCAGGTGGATCAGCAGCGGGCCCGTCGATCGACGGGGCTGCCCGCGGAGACCCGGCTCGACGCCGAGGCCCGAGCCGCGATCCGGGCACGTCACGAGGTGGGGCTGGCCGTGCGAGACGCCCTCGCGGTACTCAACAAGGTGCGCTGA
- a CDS encoding MDR family MFS transporter — translation MSQTVVESPPPPPEKQNESERPVQGFGWIYAALMVVMLLAALDQTIIATALPTIVGELDGVSAMAWVVTAYILAVTIAMPVYGKMGDLLGRRNLFLGAIVLFVLGSALCGFAQNMGQLIAFRGLQGIGGGGLMIMSQAIIADLVPARQRAKFMAPMGAIFGVSAVVGPLLGGYFTDSSSWRWAFWINLPLGIAALVISWLGIRLPKRSSRVQVDFLGIGLMAIAVTCLTLFASWGGTRYEWGSPQILGLAAGTVIAGALFCLAERFAADPVIPLRLFRNSIFTVSTILGLLVGLGMFAAISYIPTYLQMVYGASATESGLLVIPMVVGMLISGIGSGFAISKTGRYKVFPIVGTAITTVALFLLSTMEIDDPVALVCLYLALVGFGIGLVMQVLVLAVQNSVSPAEIGTATSSNNFFREIGATLGVSVVGSLFSSRLTAQLDQNLPQGADIEVPHVESITPAIVAGLPEPLQDAFVVSYANALTPVFLYLVPVFLFGTVLALFLKEKPLAATAPGLHGDSTGTPTAAPGQPGASSDSEDAPGPVAGAVVGSATPAEESTGLVHSEQPRTTAGDEQ, via the coding sequence GTGAGTCAGACCGTCGTGGAGTCCCCTCCGCCGCCGCCGGAGAAGCAGAACGAGTCGGAGCGGCCGGTCCAGGGCTTCGGCTGGATCTATGCGGCCCTGATGGTCGTGATGCTGCTGGCCGCCCTCGACCAGACCATCATCGCCACCGCGCTGCCCACCATCGTCGGGGAGCTCGACGGGGTCAGCGCGATGGCGTGGGTGGTCACCGCCTACATCCTCGCGGTCACGATCGCGATGCCGGTCTACGGCAAGATGGGCGACCTGCTCGGCCGACGCAATCTCTTCCTCGGCGCCATCGTGCTGTTCGTCCTCGGGTCGGCCCTGTGCGGGTTCGCGCAGAACATGGGGCAGCTCATCGCCTTCCGCGGACTGCAGGGCATCGGCGGCGGCGGCTTGATGATCATGTCGCAGGCGATCATCGCCGACCTGGTCCCCGCCCGCCAGCGCGCCAAGTTCATGGCGCCGATGGGGGCGATCTTCGGTGTCTCGGCCGTCGTCGGGCCGCTGCTCGGCGGGTACTTCACCGACAGTTCGAGCTGGCGCTGGGCCTTCTGGATCAACCTGCCGCTGGGCATCGCGGCGCTGGTGATCTCCTGGCTCGGCATCCGGCTGCCCAAGCGCAGCAGCCGGGTCCAGGTGGACTTCCTCGGCATCGGCCTCATGGCGATCGCGGTGACGTGTCTGACGCTGTTCGCAAGCTGGGGCGGCACCCGCTACGAATGGGGTTCGCCGCAGATCCTGGGGCTCGCGGCGGGCACCGTCATCGCGGGTGCACTGTTCTGCCTTGCCGAACGGTTCGCCGCCGACCCGGTCATCCCGCTGCGGCTCTTCCGCAACAGCATCTTCACCGTCTCCACGATCCTCGGCCTGCTGGTCGGCCTCGGGATGTTCGCGGCGATCAGCTACATCCCGACCTACCTGCAGATGGTCTACGGCGCCAGCGCGACGGAGTCCGGTCTGCTCGTCATCCCGATGGTCGTGGGCATGCTGATCTCCGGCATCGGCTCCGGTTTCGCGATCAGCAAGACCGGGCGCTACAAGGTCTTCCCCATCGTGGGCACCGCGATCACGACGGTGGCGCTGTTCCTGCTGTCGACGATGGAGATCGACGACCCGGTGGCCCTGGTCTGTCTGTACCTCGCCCTCGTCGGCTTCGGCATCGGCCTGGTGATGCAGGTCCTGGTCCTGGCCGTGCAGAACTCGGTGAGCCCCGCCGAGATCGGCACCGCGACCTCCAGCAACAACTTCTTCCGCGAGATCGGCGCCACGCTGGGCGTGTCGGTGGTCGGATCGCTGTTCAGCAGCAGGCTCACCGCGCAGCTGGACCAGAACCTCCCGCAGGGAGCCGACATCGAGGTCCCGCATGTGGAGTCGATCACTCCCGCCATCGTGGCCGGGCTGCCAGAACCCCTCCAGGACGCATTCGTCGTCTCCTATGCGAACGCTCTCACCCCGGTGTTCCTTTACCTGGTACCGGTGTTCCTCTTCGGGACCGTGCTGGCGCTGTTCCTCAAGGAGAAGCCGCTGGCCGCCACCGCGCCCGGCCTGCACGGCGACTCGACCGGGACGCCGACAGCGGCACCGGGACAGCCGGGTGCATCCTCGGATTCCGAGGACGCGCCGGGGCCGGTGGCCGGTGCTGTCGTCGGGTCCGCCACCCCCGCAGAGGAGAGCACCGGGCTGGTCCACTCGGAGCAGCCGCGCACGACGGCCGGCGACGAACAGTAG
- a CDS encoding TetR/AcrR family transcriptional regulator, translating into MGDSTTGEGLRARRRRETSDRIQQAALALVLEHDFDRVTVEQISTRAGVSVRTFFNYFPSKETALIQGPPPIPEQARALFVAGTGDVLADLTSLFAAQSDEIEARRATMESFHQVVRDNPQLVPLQLQRFHQFELELGELLGARLGLDDEDDTARLAAAVVLAAVRVGMERWSRDFDSSPAAEVARALADLRALWASIVS; encoded by the coding sequence ATGGGGGACAGCACCACGGGTGAGGGATTGCGGGCGCGGCGCCGACGCGAGACAAGTGACCGCATCCAGCAGGCCGCGCTGGCCCTCGTACTCGAGCACGACTTCGACCGCGTCACCGTCGAGCAGATCAGCACCCGCGCGGGCGTGTCCGTCCGTACCTTCTTCAACTACTTCCCCAGCAAGGAGACGGCGCTCATCCAGGGTCCGCCGCCGATTCCCGAGCAGGCCAGGGCGCTGTTCGTGGCGGGCACCGGCGACGTGCTGGCCGATCTGACGTCACTCTTCGCGGCGCAGAGCGACGAGATCGAGGCCAGGCGGGCCACGATGGAGTCCTTCCATCAGGTCGTCCGGGACAACCCGCAGCTCGTGCCGCTCCAGTTGCAGCGGTTCCACCAGTTCGAACTCGAGCTCGGTGAACTGCTCGGCGCGCGCCTCGGCCTCGACGACGAGGACGACACCGCCCGGCTCGCCGCCGCCGTCGTGCTCGCCGCCGTCCGGGTGGGCATGGAGCGCTGGTCCCGAGACTTCGACTCCTCCCCCGCCGCCGAGGTCGCCCGTGCACTGGCCGATCTCCGCGCGCTGTGGGCATCGATCGTGTCCTGA
- a CDS encoding arsenic resistance protein, which produces MERHQVAVYLTAMAAGAIAGWTVPSVGPPLEHAINPVLGALLYVTFLQVPSTELLRSFRAGRFLAATLVVNFAVVPLVVAAMFLLLPADQAIRLGVLLVLLTPCVDYVIVFCGLAGGSGRRLLAATPLLLVLQMALLPLFLLLFLGPDLADVVEVGPFVQAFVVLIVIPLAAAWLTQAWAARRPAGQAVQAGASAAMVPLMAATLATVVASQVPALSGDLAGVIVVVPFYLAFLVAMPFAGLAVVRLFRLDARSGRAVVFSGATRNSLVVLPLALALPDALAVAALVVVAQTLVEVVGMVVYVRAIPRLLPARPEAPPTAEV; this is translated from the coding sequence ATGGAGCGGCACCAGGTCGCCGTCTATCTGACGGCGATGGCGGCGGGCGCGATCGCAGGCTGGACCGTCCCCTCCGTCGGGCCTCCGCTGGAACACGCGATCAACCCGGTGCTGGGCGCCCTGCTGTACGTGACCTTCCTTCAGGTGCCCTCGACCGAACTGCTGCGGTCCTTCCGGGCAGGACGCTTCCTCGCCGCCACGCTGGTGGTGAACTTCGCAGTGGTGCCGCTGGTGGTCGCCGCGATGTTCCTGCTGCTGCCCGCCGACCAGGCGATCCGCCTCGGCGTGCTGCTGGTGCTGCTGACCCCGTGCGTGGATTACGTGATCGTGTTCTGCGGCCTGGCGGGCGGCAGCGGCCGACGACTGCTGGCGGCCACGCCGCTGCTGCTGGTGCTGCAGATGGCGCTGCTGCCGCTGTTCCTCCTGCTGTTCCTCGGCCCGGACCTCGCCGATGTGGTGGAGGTCGGACCGTTCGTGCAGGCGTTCGTCGTGTTGATCGTCATCCCCCTCGCGGCGGCCTGGCTCACGCAGGCCTGGGCCGCTCGCAGGCCCGCCGGGCAGGCCGTCCAGGCAGGCGCGAGCGCCGCGATGGTGCCGCTGATGGCGGCGACCCTGGCGACGGTGGTGGCCTCGCAGGTGCCTGCCCTCAGCGGCGATCTCGCAGGCGTGATCGTCGTGGTGCCGTTCTACCTGGCCTTCCTGGTGGCGATGCCCTTCGCCGGGCTCGCCGTGGTCCGGCTCTTCCGGCTGGACGCGCGGTCCGGCCGGGCGGTCGTGTTCAGCGGCGCGACCAGGAACTCCCTTGTCGTGCTGCCCCTGGCACTGGCGCTGCCCGACGCGCTGGCCGTCGCGGCGTTGGTCGTGGTCGCACAGACCCTGGTGGAGGTGGTGGGCATGGTGGTCTACGTCCGCGCGATCCCCCGCCTGCTGCCCGCCCGCCCCGAGGCGCCGCCGACCGCTGAGGTCTGA
- the mshC gene encoding cysteine--1-D-myo-inosityl 2-amino-2-deoxy-alpha-D-glucopyranoside ligase: protein METWSSAPVPALPGTPRPLRLYDTASAQVRPTAPSATARMYVCGITPYDATHLGHAATYLTFDLVHRIWLDNGHDVHYVQNVTDVDDPLLERAIRDQTDWVVLAMRETALFREDMEALRVLPPRHYIGAVESVPEISEAVLELLASGAAYRVDDEEYPDVYFDHRASGHFGYESNYDEAQMLGFFAERGGDPDRKGKRHPLDALLWRTARPDEPSWESELGPGRPGWHVECSVIARRHLGMGFDVQGGGSDLIFPHHEYSAAHAEALTGERPFARHYSHTGMVGLDGEKMSKSRGNLVFVSRLRGDGVDMAALRLALLDSHYRSDRMWTDAVLDAGRARAERWRAAVALAEGPPAEPVLARLRDHLSDDLDTPRALAALDAWADGALTRRGTDPAAPALIRQSVDALLGVAL, encoded by the coding sequence ATGGAAACCTGGTCGTCGGCCCCGGTGCCCGCCCTGCCCGGCACACCTCGTCCCCTGCGGCTCTACGACACCGCCTCGGCGCAGGTGCGACCCACCGCGCCGTCCGCGACCGCCCGGATGTACGTCTGCGGCATCACTCCGTACGACGCGACGCATCTGGGTCACGCCGCCACCTACCTGACCTTCGATCTGGTGCACCGGATCTGGCTCGACAACGGTCACGACGTCCATTACGTGCAGAACGTCACCGACGTCGACGACCCGCTGCTGGAGCGGGCGATCCGGGACCAGACGGACTGGGTGGTCCTCGCCATGCGCGAGACGGCGTTGTTCCGCGAGGACATGGAGGCCCTGCGAGTCCTGCCGCCCCGGCACTACATCGGCGCGGTGGAGTCGGTGCCAGAGATCTCGGAGGCCGTGCTCGAACTCCTGGCCTCCGGAGCGGCCTACCGAGTCGACGACGAGGAGTACCCGGACGTCTACTTCGACCACCGCGCCAGCGGGCATTTCGGCTACGAGTCGAACTACGACGAGGCGCAGATGCTCGGCTTCTTCGCAGAGCGCGGCGGCGACCCGGATCGCAAGGGCAAGCGGCACCCCCTGGACGCCTTGCTGTGGCGGACGGCCCGGCCGGACGAGCCGTCCTGGGAGTCCGAGCTGGGGCCGGGCAGGCCCGGCTGGCACGTCGAGTGCTCGGTGATCGCCCGCAGACATCTCGGCATGGGCTTCGACGTCCAGGGCGGCGGCTCGGACCTGATCTTCCCGCATCACGAGTACAGCGCCGCCCACGCGGAGGCGTTGACCGGTGAGCGGCCGTTCGCCCGGCACTACTCCCATACCGGCATGGTGGGCCTGGACGGCGAGAAGATGTCCAAGTCGCGTGGCAACCTCGTGTTCGTGTCCCGGCTTCGTGGTGACGGCGTCGACATGGCGGCGTTGCGGCTGGCCCTGTTGGACTCGCACTACCGCAGCGACCGGATGTGGACCGACGCGGTGCTCGACGCAGGCCGGGCGCGCGCCGAGCGGTGGCGTGCTGCGGTCGCGCTGGCCGAGGGGCCGCCTGCCGAGCCCGTCCTGGCTCGCCTGCGGGATCACCTCTCCGATGATCTCGACACGCCGAGGGCATTGGCCGCGCTCGACGCCTGGGCCGACGGGGCCCTGACCCGCCGAGGCACCGACCCGGCCGCGCCTGCGCTGATCAGACAGTCCGTCGACGCGTTGCTCGGCGTCGCCCTGTAA
- a CDS encoding SanA/YdcF family protein, producing MRRRWRWALAGTAALAVLLGTPAAWAYGSSAGRIVDPDDAPETDVALVLGAGVRPEGRPSRLLAGRLDVAAELYHEGVVRVLLLSGSVGPGDYDEPGTMRDYLVQRGVPQEAIVEDPSGNDTWESCVRTRDVYGVRELIVISQRFHLPRAVALCRSAGLDVHGVPHESGQTNPGGTRFGYLRETGARLPAMMTALFKSPEEVIEADPDSAVTDALAASAVASAGAPPRPPTTEGREAE from the coding sequence ATGCGACGGCGTTGGCGATGGGCACTGGCGGGCACAGCCGCCCTGGCGGTACTGCTGGGCACCCCCGCGGCCTGGGCCTACGGCAGCAGCGCAGGCCGGATCGTCGACCCCGACGACGCACCGGAGACGGATGTCGCGCTGGTCCTCGGTGCGGGCGTGCGTCCAGAGGGCAGACCGTCCCGGCTGCTCGCCGGGCGGCTCGACGTGGCGGCCGAGCTCTACCACGAGGGCGTCGTGCGTGTGCTGCTGCTCAGCGGCAGCGTCGGCCCCGGCGACTACGACGAGCCGGGCACGATGCGGGACTATCTCGTCCAACGCGGTGTCCCTCAGGAGGCGATCGTCGAAGACCCGTCGGGCAACGACACCTGGGAGTCGTGCGTGCGCACGCGAGACGTCTACGGCGTGCGGGAGCTGATCGTGATCAGCCAGCGGTTCCACCTGCCCCGCGCGGTGGCCCTGTGCAGGTCGGCCGGGCTCGACGTCCACGGCGTTCCGCACGAGTCCGGCCAGACCAACCCGGGCGGTACCCGCTTCGGGTATCTCCGTGAGACCGGCGCCCGGCTGCCCGCGATGATGACCGCGCTGTTCAAGAGCCCCGAGGAGGTCATCGAGGCCGACCCGGACTCGGCGGTCACCGACGCGCTGGCCGCGTCCGCCGTCGCCTCGGCAGGCGCCCCGCCCCGGCCGCCCACGACGGAGGGTCGCGAGGCCGAATGA
- a CDS encoding carboxylate-amine ligase, with protein MEPLTFGVEEEFFLVDSRTGRCTTGAAEVLRTARAGEVEYAAEITEFQVESVSPVCRTADELAGRLGQGRRELVAAAQRAGQTLLACGVPIHEPSLPYALTETRRYRRIAHELGGVMESLLTCGCHVHIGMPDLDHAVAVSDQLRAFLPGLLALSANSPYFRGRDSGHASWRSVLWRQVPSGGPPPMFGSVAEYQAAVRELLRSGAALDQGMVYWMIRPSSHLPTIEIRVADVMPTVEDAVLFALVVRGLAATALARIDAGLPAPPAADSTLRLALWRAARDGVDGMGLDPATGELLPARLLIDRMLAWARPGLVAMGDELLVAELLASVRRRGSAAARQRAAFGRRGSSRDLVDLLAGRAATADEEQAALRRRRTEESAAPID; from the coding sequence GTGGAACCGCTCACCTTCGGTGTCGAGGAGGAGTTCTTCCTCGTCGACAGCCGTACGGGGCGGTGCACCACGGGGGCTGCCGAAGTACTTCGGACGGCGCGTGCGGGGGAGGTCGAGTACGCGGCCGAGATCACCGAGTTCCAGGTGGAGTCGGTCTCCCCGGTGTGCCGGACCGCCGACGAGCTGGCGGGGCGCCTGGGCCAGGGCCGTCGAGAACTGGTCGCCGCCGCGCAGCGGGCGGGACAGACGTTACTGGCCTGCGGCGTGCCGATTCACGAGCCGAGCCTCCCGTACGCGCTCACCGAGACCCGTCGGTACCGACGCATCGCCCATGAGCTGGGCGGAGTCATGGAGAGCCTGCTCACCTGCGGCTGTCATGTGCACATCGGGATGCCCGACCTCGATCACGCGGTCGCGGTGAGCGATCAGCTCCGCGCCTTCCTGCCGGGTCTGCTCGCCCTGAGCGCCAATTCGCCGTACTTCCGAGGGCGCGACTCCGGACACGCCAGCTGGCGCAGCGTCCTGTGGCGGCAGGTGCCCTCCGGCGGCCCGCCGCCGATGTTCGGCTCGGTGGCGGAGTACCAGGCTGCGGTGCGGGAGCTGTTGCGCTCGGGTGCCGCGCTGGACCAGGGGATGGTCTATTGGATGATCCGGCCCTCCTCTCATCTGCCCACCATCGAGATCCGCGTGGCCGACGTCATGCCCACCGTCGAGGACGCGGTGCTCTTCGCGCTGGTCGTGCGGGGCCTGGCCGCGACCGCGCTGGCCAGGATCGACGCAGGCCTGCCCGCGCCGCCTGCCGCCGATTCGACGCTGCGGCTCGCGCTCTGGCGGGCCGCGCGCGACGGGGTGGACGGCATGGGCCTCGATCCGGCGACCGGGGAGCTGCTGCCCGCGAGACTGTTGATCGACCGGATGCTCGCCTGGGCACGGCCCGGACTGGTCGCGATGGGCGACGAGCTCCTCGTGGCGGAGCTGCTCGCCTCGGTTCGGCGGCGGGGTTCGGCGGCCGCCCGCCAGCGCGCCGCCTTCGGCAGGCGGGGGTCCTCTCGGGATCTCGTCGACTTGCTGGCGGGCCGGGCCGCGACGGCGGACGAGGAGCAGGCGGCCCTGCGGCGCCGCCGGACTGAGGAGTCCGCAGCGCCGATCGACTAG
- a CDS encoding DMT family transporter — MGYLLLSFAIVTEVTATISLRLSEGFTRLIPSIITVVGYATAFFLLSRTLIHGVPLGIAYGIWAGAGVALVAVIGAVFLGDGMTWVQSLGIVAIIGGVLALELGAAH; from the coding sequence GTGGGTTACCTGCTGTTGTCCTTCGCCATCGTGACCGAGGTGACGGCGACGATCTCGTTGCGACTGTCCGAGGGGTTCACCAGACTGATCCCGTCGATCATCACCGTGGTCGGCTATGCCACCGCGTTCTTCCTGCTCTCGAGGACCCTGATCCACGGGGTTCCGCTCGGGATCGCCTACGGGATCTGGGCGGGCGCCGGGGTCGCCCTGGTCGCGGTGATCGGCGCGGTCTTCCTCGGTGACGGGATGACCTGGGTGCAGAGCCTGGGGATCGTGGCGATCATCGGGGGA